One Myxococcales bacterium genomic window, AGTTCGGCCGCAGCGTCGGCGGACGCGGAATGGCGAGGGGTGCATATTTTTCGTATTACGGGTGCCATGATGAGTCTCCTGAGCAAAGGGCTCATGCATTGGGCGTGCCTCGGCAGCGGCCCGTGAGCCGTGCAAAGGTCGGCATGGCGCGCAGCCGCGTAGGTCAGGATGACGAAAGGCGTGCAATGTCGACTTCATCGGGTAACTCGTTCCGAGCGTGCTCATGGTCGTACGGGAAATGTTCGGCCAGTTGTTCTCCGGCTCTGGTGACGCCTGCTACGAGTCCTGAGGTGAAGTCGCCACGACGGAAATGGTCCGACAAGGAGGAAGCAATCTCTTCCCAGAACTCTTGACCCACTCGAGCATGGACCCCGCCGTCGCCGAGTACGACGAAGGCGCGGCGGGACGGCACCACGAAGAACAGCACACCGTTTCGATGCTGGGTCTTGTTCATGCCCAGACGAACGAACGCACGCTCGGCTGCTCGCTCCACGTTTCCCCAGAACCACGGCGCGAGCGAAACGCGGATTTCGCCGGAGGTCTGCCGCTCCGCAATCACGATGGCGCGCTCGATGCGCCCGGTGTCGAGGAGCTTGCGGATCTTCTTGCGTGTCAGCCAGAGCATCGTCTCACCATGAACCTCTCGCGCCTCCGCCCCCCGATCTTCCGCCCCCGCCCCCGAATCCACCCGCTCCGCCCCCGCCGCGGCCGGCCATCACGAAGAGCAGGCCCAGGGCGAGCCTCGGATTGGTAAAGAGCAGCAGCAGGAAGGCAGCGGCCAAAATTAGGTATAGAACGATCTGGCCAGGGCCGGGACCTTGGGGACTCCGTGGAGCACTGCCGTCCTCGACGAAGGGCGCGCCCTCGATCGCTTCGAGCAATGCGTCGACTCCGGTTTGCAATGCGTCGTCGGCTTGTCCCGCGCGAAGCTTCGGGATCATGACCTCGTTGATGACGCGGGATGCGACCGCGTCGGGGACCCGCGCTTCGAGCGCGTAGCCGACCTCGATTGCGATGCGACGGTCCTCCGCGAGCACCGCGACCAGAAGGCCGTCATCCTTGCCCTTTCGTCCGAGGCCCCAAGCTTTGAACGTGCTCACCGCAAAGTCCTCCAGCGGTGTCGAAGCGAGCGTCGTTCCGATCCACACGGCCACCTGATGGCCGGTCTGTCGCTCGTAAGCAGCCAGCCTCCTGTCGAGGGTGCCTCGGGCTGCGGGCGAGAGGAGACCCGCCGTGTCGGTGACCCAGCTCTTCGGACGGACAGGGATCAGACCATCGCCAGCGAAAGCAGTGGCGGCGAGGGTGAGCAGCACCAGCGCGGGTAGCAAGCGCTGGAGCACTCGCACCAATTGCGCGCTAGAAGGCAACCTTCGGTGGCTTTTCAGCACCGGAGTCGGCACGGAAGTAGCCCTTTTCTTGGAAACGGGTGCTGAACGCCGACGCGATGAGCATCGTAGGGAAGCTGTTGCGCTCCGAGTTGAACGCTTATGCCGCTTCGTTGAATCGCATTCGCTCGACCGTGATGCGGTTCTCCGTGCCCTCGAGTTGCGCCTGCAAATCGCGGAAGTTTTGCGTGGCCTTCAAGTCGGGATAGCGCTCGACGACCACCAGCAAGCGAGCCAGCGCCGAGGACAGCTGAGATTGCGCCTCCTGAAACTTCTGTAGAGCCGCTGGACTGTCTGCGGCGATAGGTCCGCCCCCTGAGGCCTGTTGCGCAAGAGTGCGCGCCTGGGTGACGGCCGTGAACGTCTCCTTTTCGAAGGAGGCCGCGCCCTTCACCGTTTCGACGAGATTCGGCACCAGATCTAGGCGGCGCTGATAGACATTCTCCACCTGCGCCCACTGCGACCGCACTCCTTGATCGAGGCGGACCAGGCGGTTATAGGTGGAAACCGAGCATCCGACTGGG contains:
- a CDS encoding TPM domain-containing protein — its product is MLWLTRKKIRKLLDTGRIERAIVIAERQTSGEIRVSLAPWFWGNVERAAERAFVRLGMNKTQHRNGVLFFVVPSRRAFVVLGDGGVHARVGQEFWEEIASSLSDHFRRGDFTSGLVAGVTRAGEQLAEHFPYDHEHARNELPDEVDIARLSSS
- a CDS encoding TPM domain-containing protein, coding for MLQRLLPALVLLTLAATAFAGDGLIPVRPKSWVTDTAGLLSPAARGTLDRRLAAYERQTGHQVAVWIGTTLASTPLEDFAVSTFKAWGLGRKGKDDGLLVAVLAEDRRIAIEVGYALEARVPDAVASRVINEVMIPKLRAGQADDALQTGVDALLEAIEGAPFVEDGSAPRSPQGPGPGQIVLYLILAAAFLLLLFTNPRLALGLLFVMAGRGGGGAGGFGGGGGRSGGGGARGSW